In Desulfopila inferna, a single window of DNA contains:
- a CDS encoding TRAP transporter substrate-binding protein encodes MKRHLLFLVLLSCTLFSAGTSHTMTIKLGVVTKPGSAQNIVAEKFKETVEAQSRGEIEVKIYHSSSIGTETEILQQIQMGTIQMGIVTAGPFDTFDPIVRVINYPFLFKDHDQADAVLDGPLGRQILDSLESSGFKGLCFSENGFRNLTNDKRPVRGPADIKGLKIRVMDSALHRAIWQALGANPTPMPWPIYTELEQGVIDGQENPLWVMEVYKFYEVQRYMTLTRHVYSPHIDVASLTWWQTLSAEKQNFLQKAMYDAALFQRRENRSNNARRLQLLKKNGFIVEENPDTVSLREAIADLKEIELYQQPQVKEMLLKVLEATR; translated from the coding sequence ATGAAACGACATCTTTTATTTCTGGTTTTACTGTCCTGTACCCTATTTTCCGCCGGTACTTCTCACACCATGACCATAAAACTCGGAGTGGTGACCAAACCCGGTTCGGCCCAGAACATTGTCGCTGAAAAATTCAAGGAGACGGTTGAAGCGCAGTCACGGGGAGAGATAGAGGTAAAGATCTATCATTCAAGTTCAATCGGCACCGAGACCGAAATCCTTCAGCAGATTCAGATGGGTACTATCCAGATGGGTATTGTAACCGCTGGTCCATTTGATACCTTCGATCCCATTGTCAGAGTGATCAACTATCCTTTTCTGTTTAAAGACCATGACCAGGCAGACGCCGTCCTTGATGGACCTCTGGGCCGGCAGATTCTCGACAGCCTTGAATCCTCCGGTTTCAAGGGCCTCTGTTTTTCTGAAAACGGGTTCCGGAATCTGACTAACGACAAACGACCGGTAAGGGGCCCGGCGGACATTAAAGGTCTGAAGATACGCGTCATGGATTCGGCCTTGCACCGCGCCATCTGGCAGGCTCTCGGAGCCAACCCGACGCCGATGCCGTGGCCCATATACACGGAACTGGAACAGGGAGTAATAGACGGTCAGGAAAATCCCCTGTGGGTAATGGAGGTCTATAAATTCTATGAGGTGCAGCGGTATATGACCCTGACCCGTCATGTCTACTCACCTCATATTGACGTGGCCTCATTGACATGGTGGCAGACTCTCTCAGCCGAGAAGCAAAATTTTTTACAGAAGGCCATGTATGACGCCGCCCTCTTTCAGCGCCGGGAGAACAGAAGCAACAATGCCAGGCGCTTGCAGCTTCTCAAGAAGAATGGCTTCATTGTCGAGGAAAATCCCGATACCGTTTCATTACGGGAGGCGATTGCCGATCTCAAGGAAATAGAATTGTATCAGCAGCCGCAGGTTAAGGAGATGCTGCTCAAGGTTCTTGAAGCCACCCGCTGA
- a CDS encoding Ni/Fe hydrogenase subunit alpha: MGTVVNISPVTRIEGHARIAIHLDDSGNVENAYLHIQSLRGFEKFIEGRPAEEIPRIVNRVCGICPWMHHLASVKAVDAAFGITPAPAGHRLREICQVLAHIHDKILHFFFLAAPDFVLGPDSDYSVRNVMGIVKANPELARRVVKMRQLAQMMLERFAGKAIHPVAGVVGGFSKPMLESERLEMLADTRTLLDFACYGIGYAKKNVFSKYEDVIGQLGNITTGFLATVDRNDGALRLYDGQQRLMRADGTWTDFEAEDYTAYIGEHVEPWGYSKMPYAKSWNEGFSLDLANPKGIYRANTLARINVCERISTPLAQAELEQFREKFGRMAQQTLLYHYARLIEMVYACERTIELLEQPGVTDTDIRAKAEPRAGRGVGIVEAPRGTLIHDYTTDDAGCIKSANLIVGTTHNIGPMNMSVKQAAAALIKNGNYSQGLLNKVEMAVRAYDP, from the coding sequence ATGGGAACTGTCGTTAATATTTCACCGGTTACCCGTATCGAAGGGCATGCCAGAATAGCAATTCATCTCGATGATTCAGGCAATGTCGAGAATGCCTATCTGCACATTCAGTCATTGCGTGGATTCGAAAAGTTTATCGAAGGAAGACCGGCGGAAGAGATCCCACGAATAGTCAACCGGGTCTGCGGCATATGTCCCTGGATGCATCACCTGGCCTCGGTAAAGGCCGTCGACGCTGCTTTCGGGATAACTCCTGCGCCTGCAGGACATCGGCTGCGTGAAATCTGCCAGGTGCTCGCTCATATTCACGATAAAATTCTTCATTTCTTTTTCCTTGCCGCGCCTGATTTTGTTCTTGGACCCGATTCGGATTATTCGGTGAGAAATGTCATGGGCATCGTCAAGGCCAATCCCGAGCTTGCCCGCCGGGTGGTCAAAATGAGGCAGCTTGCCCAGATGATGCTTGAGCGTTTTGCCGGTAAGGCCATTCATCCCGTTGCCGGGGTTGTGGGAGGATTTTCCAAGCCGATGCTGGAATCGGAACGGCTGGAAATGCTAGCAGATACCCGCACCCTGTTGGATTTTGCCTGCTACGGCATTGGTTATGCCAAAAAAAATGTCTTTTCAAAGTATGAGGATGTCATCGGCCAACTCGGAAATATCACTACAGGCTTTCTGGCCACTGTGGACCGGAATGACGGCGCTCTGCGGTTGTATGACGGACAGCAGAGATTGATGAGGGCGGATGGTACCTGGACCGATTTTGAAGCCGAAGACTACACCGCCTATATCGGTGAGCATGTGGAGCCCTGGGGATATTCGAAAATGCCCTATGCAAAATCATGGAACGAAGGCTTTTCCCTGGATCTTGCCAATCCCAAAGGGATTTATCGCGCCAACACCCTGGCGCGCATTAATGTCTGCGAGAGAATCTCGACTCCCCTGGCTCAAGCGGAGCTCGAGCAATTTCGCGAAAAATTCGGCAGAATGGCGCAGCAGACCCTGCTCTATCATTATGCCCGTCTCATCGAGATGGTCTACGCCTGTGAACGGACCATAGAACTGCTTGAACAGCCCGGGGTGACAGATACTGATATCAGGGCAAAGGCCGAGCCGCGTGCCGGCCGGGGCGTGGGAATCGTCGAGGCGCCGCGGGGCACACTCATTCATGATTACACAACCGATGATGCCGGGTGCATAAAAAGCGCCAATCTCATTGTCGGCACCACCCACAATATCGGCCCGATGAACATGAGCGTGAAGCAGGCTGCTGCGGCTTTAATTAAAAACGGCAACTATTCACAGGGGCTGCTTAACAAGGTGGAGATGGCGGTCAGGGCCTACGACCCGTGA
- a CDS encoding chloride channel protein, translating into MSPRQNPFSRFLDKTAPPQGITLIILAIAIGATTGLAAVFFIKLIHAIQYFCYAFLPHLFPALGFWTYLIIPVIGGLLVGPLILMAQEAKGHGVPEVMQALILHGGRIRARVAAAKIVASALCIGTGGSAGREGPIVQVGSALGSSLGQILNLSDERIRNMVACGAAAGIAATFNAPIAGVIFAIEVLLSGLQVRAFGNVVIAAVSSSIVSRVFLGTRPAFEVPIYTMISPLSILLYLALGLLAALVGIMFIRMLDFSERVFDGWDFPQVFKPAVGAFGLGLIGLSYMFIPGIAVPESVSQSDNPVLQALPHMYGSGFEFIGTALQGGGGLWILLLLVFLKPLATSFTLGSGNSGGVFAPSLFIGAMFGGAMGQLFALWFPGISGPPGAYALVGMAAVFSATARAPLTAMLIVFEMSNDYLIILPLMVAGVTACYFAQWLHPESIYTLKLSKRGIRFSEGRDMDIMQGVSVSEVMKVKPVTIHMDKPLPELMALFQSSNILGFPVMKDYYKLHGIVTLQDIHKLQSQEGFSPRGMTVKDVSIENPITVFPDEPIWVAIQKMAPRDLARLPVIDRDGSGTLLGVISRSDILRAYDVGIVRKQRGQIVEGQLSLRSLKENGFVEFVLKEEDNCNRALVMDLPLPQTVNLVSVRRGGKIIIPRGHTRLQSGDVITVFGKLDDVNKLQDLLNSCEIRRSPE; encoded by the coding sequence ATGAGTCCCAGACAAAATCCCTTCAGTCGCTTTCTCGACAAAACCGCGCCTCCCCAGGGAATTACCCTTATAATTCTCGCTATTGCCATCGGTGCAACAACTGGCCTGGCCGCAGTTTTTTTCATTAAACTCATTCATGCCATTCAATACTTCTGTTATGCCTTTCTTCCCCACTTATTCCCGGCCTTGGGGTTCTGGACATATCTGATCATTCCAGTCATCGGCGGACTTCTGGTGGGTCCTCTTATCCTGATGGCCCAAGAGGCAAAAGGACACGGGGTTCCCGAGGTCATGCAGGCCCTCATCCTTCATGGCGGCCGAATACGCGCCCGGGTAGCCGCGGCCAAAATCGTGGCCTCCGCCCTCTGCATCGGCACCGGCGGTTCAGCAGGCCGGGAGGGCCCGATTGTTCAGGTAGGCTCCGCTCTGGGCTCCAGTCTGGGACAGATCCTCAACTTATCCGATGAACGCATCCGCAATATGGTGGCCTGCGGAGCAGCTGCCGGTATAGCCGCAACTTTTAATGCCCCTATTGCCGGAGTAATCTTTGCGATCGAGGTGCTCCTCTCGGGTTTGCAGGTCCGGGCATTCGGCAACGTGGTCATCGCCGCTGTTTCCTCGTCCATCGTCAGCAGGGTTTTTCTCGGTACACGGCCGGCCTTCGAAGTTCCCATATATACCATGATCTCGCCGCTGTCCATCCTGCTTTACCTTGCTTTGGGGCTTCTTGCGGCCCTGGTGGGTATCATGTTCATTCGCATGCTCGACTTCTCCGAGAGAGTTTTTGACGGCTGGGATTTCCCCCAGGTTTTCAAACCTGCCGTAGGCGCCTTTGGCCTCGGCTTAATCGGCTTGAGCTACATGTTTATTCCCGGCATCGCCGTACCTGAATCGGTTTCTCAATCGGATAATCCCGTTCTGCAGGCTTTGCCGCATATGTATGGGTCAGGTTTTGAGTTTATCGGAACGGCTTTGCAGGGAGGAGGCGGATTGTGGATTCTGCTGCTCCTCGTTTTTCTCAAACCGCTGGCCACTTCCTTCACTCTGGGCTCGGGCAACTCCGGCGGTGTTTTCGCACCATCGCTGTTTATAGGCGCCATGTTCGGCGGCGCCATGGGACAGCTTTTTGCACTCTGGTTTCCCGGCATTTCAGGTCCTCCGGGCGCCTATGCCCTGGTGGGTATGGCCGCTGTTTTCTCGGCAACCGCCCGGGCACCCCTGACGGCAATGCTCATTGTTTTCGAGATGAGCAACGATTATCTGATAATCCTGCCTCTGATGGTGGCGGGAGTGACTGCCTGCTATTTTGCCCAGTGGCTCCATCCCGAATCAATATACACCCTCAAGCTTTCCAAAAGAGGCATCAGATTCTCCGAAGGCCGCGACATGGATATCATGCAGGGGGTCAGTGTCAGTGAGGTAATGAAAGTCAAGCCGGTCACCATTCATATGGACAAGCCGCTCCCGGAACTGATGGCCCTCTTTCAGAGCAGCAATATTCTCGGCTTTCCGGTAATGAAGGACTATTATAAACTTCATGGAATCGTCACCCTCCAGGATATCCACAAACTCCAGTCCCAGGAGGGCTTTTCACCGAGAGGGATGACTGTCAAAGATGTCTCCATCGAAAATCCGATCACGGTATTCCCCGATGAACCTATCTGGGTTGCCATCCAGAAAATGGCACCGCGGGATCTGGCACGCCTGCCCGTTATCGACAGGGACGGCTCGGGCACTCTGCTGGGTGTTATCAGCAGGAGTGACATTCTGCGGGCCTATGATGTCGGCATTGTCAGAAAACAGCGCGGCCAGATTGTGGAAGGGCAACTTTCCCTGCGCAGCCTCAAAGAAAACGGTTTTGTGGAATTTGTCCTCAAGGAAGAAGATAATTGCAACCGCGCTCTGGTAATGGATCTTCCCCTGCCGCAGACCGTCAATCTGGTATCGGTCAGGCGCGGTGGAAAAATTATTATCCCTCGAGGCCATACCAGACTGCAGTCCGGCGACGTCATTACCGTCTTCGGCAAGCTCGATGACGTCAACAAACTTCAGGACCTGCTCAATTCCTGTGAAATCAGGCGCAGCCCGGAATAA
- a CDS encoding TRAP transporter small permease, whose translation MKPPADHLPMIRFLERLSTLCNTWVERTLAAMGITMTCIVVAQVFSRYVLNASLFWSEEMARYLLVWLTFLGASCAYYRRVHPGIDIITMRLKGTLKKTCKIAVHLVSLGFFVVMIYQGSAFAHFIRSQISPALAIPKWIIFSVIPLSGIFFLLHCLVFLVAEIAENDHDH comes from the coding sequence TTGAAGCCACCCGCTGACCATCTGCCGATGATACGATTTCTGGAGCGCCTCAGCACTCTCTGCAACACCTGGGTCGAGCGGACGCTTGCTGCAATGGGGATCACCATGACCTGTATCGTTGTGGCCCAGGTGTTCAGCCGTTATGTGCTCAACGCTTCACTTTTCTGGTCTGAAGAGATGGCCCGTTATCTCTTGGTCTGGCTGACATTCCTGGGGGCGAGCTGCGCCTATTACCGCAGGGTTCATCCGGGGATCGATATTATCACCATGCGTCTCAAGGGTACGCTCAAAAAGACCTGCAAAATAGCCGTCCACTTGGTTTCACTGGGCTTTTTTGTCGTGATGATCTATCAGGGCAGCGCCTTTGCCCACTTTATCCGCAGCCAGATAAGCCCCGCCCTGGCCATTCCCAAATGGATCATCTTCAGTGTCATACCTCTGAGCGGCATTTTCTTCCTGCTGCATTGTCTGGTTTTCCTTGTCGCGGAGATTGCGGAGAATGACCATGACCACTGA
- a CDS encoding methyl viologen-reducing hydrogenase — MALRVSLEWLGSCSGCEISFLNMGEELISLLTEHIDIVHAPLLMDHKYLGQTGDAEKLSLPEADVGFVSGGAGNTEHLDILEEMRRKCKVLVAIGTCATHGGIPALMNGQDRRRSWQEIFQTVTTDPGSAVPDIEVPGPLDRVYGCDEKTTIDLLLPGCPPNPSLIREVIMAQVEEREMVLPQRSVCETCPAKREGKGEVAKVRRFLVNARYKSDEELETMRCLLEQGFMCLGPVTLAGCAGTGAPRCIHARVPCRGCYGPVRRGGNQMLDMMNAMASNGIQYKTVVDRRSILRFSGAHGRLRPLKKRE; from the coding sequence ATGGCTTTACGAGTTTCCCTGGAGTGGCTGGGATCCTGTTCGGGGTGTGAAATTTCCTTTTTGAATATGGGCGAAGAGCTGATATCCCTATTGACCGAACATATCGATATTGTCCATGCTCCTCTGCTGATGGACCATAAATATCTCGGACAGACGGGCGACGCTGAAAAACTCTCACTTCCCGAAGCCGATGTCGGTTTCGTCTCCGGAGGAGCAGGTAACACCGAACACCTGGACATCCTCGAGGAAATGCGCAGGAAATGCAAGGTGCTGGTCGCCATAGGAACCTGCGCCACTCACGGCGGCATTCCGGCGTTGATGAACGGCCAGGACCGCCGCCGAAGCTGGCAGGAGATTTTCCAGACGGTAACCACCGATCCCGGCAGTGCGGTACCCGATATCGAAGTTCCGGGACCGCTGGACAGGGTATACGGCTGTGATGAAAAAACAACCATAGATTTGCTGCTGCCCGGCTGCCCTCCAAATCCTTCTCTGATCCGGGAGGTCATTATGGCGCAGGTGGAGGAGCGGGAGATGGTTCTTCCGCAAAGGAGCGTCTGCGAAACCTGCCCGGCGAAAAGAGAGGGAAAAGGTGAAGTGGCCAAGGTCAGGCGTTTTCTGGTCAATGCCCGGTATAAAAGTGATGAAGAGCTGGAGACCATGCGTTGCCTGCTGGAGCAGGGATTTATGTGCCTCGGTCCGGTGACTCTTGCCGGATGCGCCGGCACGGGAGCCCCAAGATGCATACATGCCCGGGTTCCCTGCCGGGGCTGCTATGGCCCGGTGCGCAGGGGCGGCAATCAGATGCTCGATATGATGAACGCCATGGCAAGCAACGGAATACAGTATAAAACAGTAGTCGATCGCCGCTCCATTCTGAGATTTTCAGGAGCGCATGGCAGGCTTCGGCCACTGAAAAAAAGGGAGTAG
- a CDS encoding AAA family ATPase, which translates to MNTNLFRMDMKKTGLNRAVSTYRLLSENIQQVIRGKDSMIKMMLAAFFSGGHVLLEDVPGTGKTVLAKALAGSIGTDFKRVQFTPDLLPADIIGVSIYNHHQNSFTFHRGPVFTNILLADEINRASPRTQSALLEAMGEKQVSVEGRRLDLSNPFFVIATENPIESHGTYPLPESQLDRFMIKLSPGYLGRDEEVTVISDQLTEHPLDLLERITGEEEIFEVMEALPAVRISEELRYYIVDLVGATRKNENVVMGASVRASLALMKIAQALALFDGREFVVPEDILEATEPVLSHRLQIQTQAKFSGVSIQDVVQEVMKSVEIPR; encoded by the coding sequence ATGAATACAAATCTTTTCAGGATGGATATGAAAAAAACAGGATTGAACAGGGCGGTTTCCACCTACAGACTTCTCTCTGAGAATATTCAACAGGTAATCAGGGGTAAGGACAGCATGATAAAAATGATGCTGGCCGCTTTTTTCTCCGGTGGACATGTTCTGCTGGAGGATGTACCTGGTACCGGGAAGACAGTACTGGCTAAGGCCCTTGCCGGCTCGATCGGTACTGATTTCAAGAGGGTCCAGTTTACCCCGGACCTGCTGCCTGCAGATATCATCGGCGTCTCGATTTATAATCATCATCAGAACTCCTTTACCTTTCACCGCGGTCCCGTATTCACCAATATTCTCCTTGCCGATGAAATAAACAGGGCCAGCCCGAGGACCCAATCCGCGCTTTTAGAGGCCATGGGAGAAAAGCAGGTTTCCGTTGAGGGGCGACGACTTGATCTCAGCAATCCATTCTTCGTTATCGCTACCGAGAACCCCATAGAATCCCACGGCACATATCCACTGCCTGAATCCCAGCTGGACAGGTTTATGATTAAGCTCTCGCCAGGTTATCTCGGCCGGGACGAAGAGGTGACGGTGATATCCGACCAGCTTACCGAACATCCTCTGGATTTGCTCGAAAGGATTACCGGCGAGGAGGAAATTTTCGAGGTTATGGAGGCGTTGCCGGCGGTGAGGATTTCGGAGGAACTGCGCTATTACATTGTTGATCTCGTAGGGGCCACAAGAAAAAATGAGAACGTTGTTATGGGGGCAAGCGTACGGGCCTCTCTGGCCCTGATGAAAATTGCCCAGGCGCTGGCCCTTTTTGACGGGAGGGAGTTTGTTGTTCCTGAAGACATCCTGGAAGCGACTGAACCGGTCCTCAGCCACCGCCTGCAGATCCAGACCCAGGCGAAATTCTCCGGCGTTTCGATTCAGGATGTGGTCCAGGAAGTTATGAAAAGTGTGGAGATACCAAGATGA
- a CDS encoding TRAP transporter large permease, with amino-acid sequence MTTEILLIGMLFLFLINTPIAIAIGMASVTALLIQGDFSLMIVIQKLFGGTDSFHLLAVPLFMFAGVIMAAGGVSQRLIDLASSLVGWLPGGMAAVAIVSAMFFAGISGSAAADAAAVGAILIPAMKKSGYRSEFAAAVQASGGSIGVVIPPSIPMIIFGYLTGASIGRLFAAGILPGILIGCSLILVSTLISVRNGYGLQSAFSMSGLLHSLKRGLLPLGAPLIILGGILSGIFTATESAAIAVFYGLILSLFIYREIGWGELPRLFTEGAITASVVMFIIAAASVFGWIAAIEEIPAQLAERLFHITDNRILLLLIINLILLLAGTFMETTAALILLVPMIAAMQPMLGIDMIQLGVIVVTNLAIGMLTPPMGICLIVSSSISGDRLTSISRAVLPFLIILLIDLLIISFYSPLTMIMADFVQ; translated from the coding sequence ATGACCACTGAGATACTGCTCATCGGCATGCTGTTTCTCTTCCTGATCAATACGCCCATTGCCATAGCCATCGGTATGGCCTCCGTAACAGCCCTCCTTATTCAGGGTGATTTTTCTTTAATGATAGTTATCCAGAAGCTCTTCGGCGGTACGGATTCCTTTCATTTGCTGGCGGTACCTCTTTTTATGTTTGCCGGAGTGATCATGGCCGCCGGCGGAGTCAGTCAGCGGCTTATCGACCTGGCCAGCTCCCTGGTGGGCTGGCTGCCGGGAGGGATGGCGGCCGTTGCCATAGTTTCGGCCATGTTCTTTGCCGGTATTTCCGGATCTGCCGCAGCGGATGCCGCAGCCGTAGGCGCCATTCTCATTCCGGCCATGAAAAAATCAGGTTACCGCTCGGAGTTTGCCGCCGCGGTTCAGGCATCGGGCGGGTCAATCGGTGTTGTCATCCCGCCTTCGATTCCCATGATCATCTTCGGCTATCTTACCGGCGCCTCTATCGGCAGGCTATTTGCGGCGGGAATTCTTCCCGGCATTCTCATCGGCTGCAGCCTTATCCTGGTTTCCACGCTGATCTCGGTTCGAAACGGCTATGGCCTGCAGTCAGCCTTCTCCATGTCCGGACTCCTGCACTCCCTGAAAAGGGGCCTGCTGCCTCTGGGCGCTCCGCTGATCATCCTCGGCGGCATTCTCAGCGGTATTTTTACCGCCACCGAATCCGCCGCCATCGCTGTTTTCTATGGTCTTATTCTCAGCCTGTTCATCTATCGGGAAATAGGCTGGGGTGAGCTGCCCCGTCTCTTTACGGAAGGAGCCATCACCGCTTCTGTTGTCATGTTTATTATCGCCGCAGCCTCTGTTTTCGGCTGGATTGCCGCCATTGAAGAGATTCCGGCACAACTGGCCGAGCGGCTTTTTCACATCACCGACAACAGGATTTTGCTGCTGCTGATCATCAACCTGATACTTCTGCTGGCCGGAACATTTATGGAAACAACCGCAGCACTTATCCTTCTGGTTCCGATGATAGCAGCGATGCAGCCGATGCTGGGCATCGATATGATCCAGCTTGGCGTCATTGTGGTAACTAATCTCGCCATCGGCATGCTGACTCCGCCCATGGGCATCTGTCTGATCGTCTCATCATCTATCTCCGGTGATCGACTGACATCGATCAGCAGAGCAGTCCTGCCCTTTCTCATTATTCTGCTAATTGATCTGCTGATAATCTCCTTCTATTCACCGTTGACCATGATAATGGCGGACTTTGTCCAATAA
- a CDS encoding rhodanese-like domain-containing protein, translating to MRRVKRVSSATAMCICLAAFVLSGFSFGTNKFKEELKKEEAAVKLLREVERGDYQIVTTEELQQILNSKEDVLLIDTMPYEASYKKGHIPSAEQFLFPIAEMEQWSTEETDNKTSEDFERLLGPDRDKKIIIYCGFVKCTRSHNGALWARKLGYTNVYRHPGGIYAWKGAGFKINEVP from the coding sequence GTGAGAAGAGTAAAAAGAGTATCAAGTGCGACCGCCATGTGTATATGTTTGGCGGCATTTGTTTTAAGCGGATTTTCTTTTGGGACCAATAAATTCAAGGAAGAGCTGAAGAAAGAGGAGGCAGCGGTCAAGCTGCTGCGAGAGGTCGAGCGAGGAGACTATCAAATCGTAACGACAGAGGAGCTGCAGCAGATCCTCAACAGTAAAGAGGATGTTCTTCTTATCGATACAATGCCCTATGAGGCCAGTTACAAAAAAGGCCATATCCCTTCGGCAGAGCAGTTTCTCTTCCCCATTGCCGAGATGGAGCAGTGGAGTACTGAGGAGACCGATAACAAGACTTCTGAAGACTTCGAACGACTTCTGGGCCCGGATCGGGATAAAAAAATTATAATTTATTGCGGTTTTGTGAAATGTACTCGCAGCCACAATGGCGCCCTGTGGGCAAGAAAACTCGGCTACACCAATGTTTATAGGCACCCGGGCGGCATCTACGCCTGGAAGGGGGCAGGTTTTAAAATTAATGAAGTTCCGTAA
- a CDS encoding MauE/DoxX family redox-associated membrane protein, with product MSKIYQLMEWPSRWLLALVFLYAGIPKLLSIDEFAGIIGAYGLLPEVMLVPAAFTIAFLEIVAAAGLLLRKNSALVLTTVLMGLFIGVLSYAIWLGLDIDCGCFGKNDPEYRAFSGLKMALLRDLFLLPPLVFLYRRAVQ from the coding sequence ATGTCAAAAATATACCAGCTAATGGAGTGGCCCAGCAGGTGGCTGCTGGCCCTCGTCTTTCTCTACGCCGGAATACCCAAACTTTTAAGCATTGATGAATTTGCCGGAATTATTGGAGCTTACGGTCTACTGCCCGAAGTCATGCTGGTGCCGGCTGCATTCACTATAGCCTTCCTCGAAATTGTTGCTGCTGCAGGTCTTCTTCTGCGCAAAAACTCGGCTTTGGTGTTGACCACGGTATTGATGGGACTCTTTATCGGTGTATTGTCCTATGCCATCTGGTTGGGGCTGGATATCGACTGCGGTTGTTTTGGGAAAAATGACCCCGAGTACAGGGCCTTTTCAGGATTGAAAATGGCGCTTCTCAGAGATCTGTTTTTATTGCCGCCTCTTGTGTTTCTTTATCGGCGGGCCGTTCAATAA
- a CDS encoding hydrogenase iron-sulfur subunit: MNQEPKIIAFCCNWCSYAAADLAGSSRLKYPHNIRIIRVMCSGMVHPELVLEALSKGAGGVVILGCHLGECHYIDGNYKALARSDMIADLLEDFGFEQERFSISWISSAEPEKFVEVVTEMTERVKQLDSAGVQETD, encoded by the coding sequence ATGAATCAGGAACCGAAAATCATAGCCTTCTGCTGCAACTGGTGCTCCTATGCGGCAGCTGATCTAGCTGGGTCGTCCAGGCTGAAATATCCGCACAATATCAGGATCATCAGGGTCATGTGTTCTGGTATGGTTCATCCGGAGCTGGTTCTTGAAGCTCTCTCCAAGGGGGCCGGCGGTGTTGTCATACTTGGCTGTCATCTGGGAGAATGCCACTATATAGACGGAAATTACAAGGCCCTGGCCCGCTCCGATATGATTGCCGACCTGCTCGAAGATTTTGGTTTTGAGCAGGAGCGTTTTTCCATATCCTGGATATCCTCCGCCGAGCCCGAGAAATTTGTTGAAGTCGTTACCGAGATGACGGAAAGGGTGAAGCAGCTGGATTCAGCGGGTGTTCAGGAAACAGATTGA